From the Winogradskyella forsetii genome, the window AATTAGTATTGGGACTAGGTTGTTTTGGGGTTTCGCATTAGTGTTCATAAGCTAAGGTTTGGTTGGTGGTTTTATGTTTGGTCTTTTGTTATTTCAAATATATCATAAAATCATAGGTTTTTAAACGTCTAGGGGTGTTTAAAGTTTTTTGGTCAGATTTCTTGATTAATTTAATCGTTTTCAGATTTTAGTTATTGTATTTAATAACTAATCGCATCAACAATAAATTGCTTTGAACTAATCAGAGATGATTTATACCCATAATTTTATATTAGAAAAGTTAACGAGTTATACAGCTTTTTAAAAAAAATAATGTTTAATCTATAAATCAAAAAATTATGAAAAGTAGAAGTTTAATACTGACACTGGCATTGCTGTTTCTATCAGTATTTGCATTTTCGCAGAATAAAGATGATAAACGTGTTATGATGGATGCCGAAAAATCCATTAAGTTGCTTAAAAGTTCAGATGAAGGATTAGAAAAATTTATGGATAACGCTTCGGGTTATGTTGTATTCCCTAATGTAGGGGAAGGCGCATTAATCATAGGGGCAGCATCGGGAAATGGAGTAGTGTATAGTGATGGAGTACCAATCGGTATGGCCA encodes:
- a CDS encoding lipid-binding SYLF domain-containing protein; translation: MKSRSLILTLALLFLSVFAFSQNKDDKRVMMDAEKSIKLLKSSDEGLEKFMDNASGYVVFPNVGEGALIIGAASGNGVVYSDGVPIGMASLKKLDIGLQAGGEAYTQIIFFETEEALNEFKEENFELSAEAKVVMVEKGASKNANYNDGVVVFVKSKAGAMADISVGSQKFSYSEF